One genomic region from Amaranthus tricolor cultivar Red isolate AtriRed21 chromosome 12, ASM2621246v1, whole genome shotgun sequence encodes:
- the LOC130797038 gene encoding protein FLOWERING LOCUS T-like has product MPRVQRDPLVVGRVIGDVLENFNRSVAFRVSYNNRDVNNGCEFRPSQVVNQPRVEVGGDDLRTFFTLAMVDPDAPSPSNPHLREYLHWLVTDIPGTTGATFGQEIVCYESPRPSLGIHRFIFVLFRQLGRQTVYAPGWRQNFNTRDFAELYNLGLPVAAVYYNCQREGGSGGRRL; this is encoded by the exons ATGCCTAGGGTTCAAAGAGATCCATTGGTAGTGGGAAGAGTAATTGGGGATGttcttgaaaattttaataGAAGTGTGGCATTTAGGGTAAGTTATAATAATAGAGATGTTAACAATGGCTGTGAATTTAGGCCTTCTCAAGTTGTTAATCAACCAAGAGTTGAGGTTGGTGGTGATGATCTTAGGACTTTTTTTACTTTG GCTATGGTGGATCCTGATGCTCCTAGCCCAAGTAATCCACACCTTAGGGAGTACTTGCACTG GTTGGTGACAGATATTCCTGGGACCACTGGTGCCACctttg gcCAAGAGATAGTTTGCTATGAGAGTCCAAGGCCATCATTGGGGATTCACCGGTTCATATTTGTATTATTCCGGCAATTGGGAAGACAAACTGTTTATGCACCTGGTTGGCGTCAAAACTTTAACACTAGAGATTTTGCTGAACTTTACAATCTTGGCTTGCCTGTTGCTGCTGTTTATTACAATTGCCAAAGGGAAGGAGGTTCTGGTGGAAGAAGGCTTTAG